GCTGATCAAAGTAATTATGATATTGATTTTGGCCATAATTGTACACCCCTAATATGTGGTATTAGAAGCCTAAGGATAAATATGCTCTCTTTCCATtgattgaaaaataaaacattctaAATCATAATTTAGAGAGCAACTTCAGACTTCGTTTTACTTCCAAATAAAATCACTTCTAAATAGTCTGGAAAAGAATTTGTTGGGACTTCATTAGACTTCCTGTTTCCAACtgactttctttttaaaatcttgcttGGTCACATTTCATCTGTATGTGATGACTGGCTGCAGTTACATCTGACATACAGGTCATATGCAAAATGTTGGAAAGCTTTTCTAAAACCTTTAACTTTACATTCAGCACGTCATTAATAAGTGAAACTATCTTAAAAGTGCAGTTCAGCATTTTGGGAAATATATTTATTCACTTTTActgcatgtttgttttaatgttaaatATCAAGCTACTGCTAAATTAACCCTGTTATTGAGATTTATCTACACAAAAACCAGAAACAACACTACAAGACAATAAAGCATATATCCAGCAAAGCTGATGTCTGCGTGCAGAATCCAGCTCTCCAGTTAGGTCAGTATTGAATAATGCAGACTCCCCATATTTCCTTTCCCTGAAATGGAGATCTCTAGCGCCACATCTCTGCAATCACACCCATTATTCCGCTTGGATAGGCAAAAGGTCCACGGTGCattcatgcacgcacacacaaactttCCTGACACAGGCCAAATAAATTCAGGGCCTCTGCCAGACAAGGAATGACAGGCTAGTTGGTACTTTGAAGGCGTTACTCTGACAAAAAGATGGATTTCAGGGCAATTGTTAGCTACCTAATGTGGTGCATGTGTAGCCATCTCAAAGCTTGTTGCACACTGGGTGTAAAACAATGTTTATCCAGTCTTCTCAAATGGAGACTTTAGTGTTTCTGAGGGAATAGTTATTGTGACAAATAACTATATTCAGTTAGCACTTATCAGCCTTTTATTAGGGGCATCAAACACTGCagctttttatgttttgtatCATATCTGTGTAATTAAACCAGATAAAAATGAAGTTCTTATCTGTTGCCAATAGCTACTAAGAAATCTTACTTCATACCTACTGTATCAAGCCTGCTTCAGATTCATTTTATACTTCATATGTTTCACACCTTATTCTGCACCTGCCTCTCACCTGTATATGTCACTTTTCACATTCACGATCATGTAATGTTTTTCCCTCGACCCTGTCTCAGCCATACAGACTCTCATTTTACCATCTTTCCTGCGTTGTTACCGCTCCCCAAGTGCTGCCCCACCCCTCTTGGTTCCCGACCCTCTCCCCATCCCACACACCGTGCTTCTACCTCCACCCTCCTCTTCTCTGCTTTCTCCTTTCATCCCTCCCTTACTCTCtctttcgctctctctctttctctttcgcTTTCCATCTCTTTGGGTATTTTCCACCTCTTCTGAGAGTCACACCTCATGAATTATTTACTCGTGCATGTCAGTGGGGGATTTAAATCCGTTTCTTGACCGTTTATTGCTCAAAGACAGGAAGGCAGTGTTTTGTCAGCGGAAGAAAACTAATGGTTCTTTTAATAAAGGTGATCATTGGATGTCCTTTCagtcacactctctctctctccccagcTGACAGCAGAATACTTGTCAAAAAAAATTAAGGAAAGATTAACAGTGAAACCCGCAGGAGCACAAAGTGTTAGCCATAAGGACATTCAAGGTGAAAGAACAGTGATCAAGCCAAAATTACATCATCATTTGGATAATTTATGCATAAATAGTAATGTTCATGTAGTTGGATTCATTTAAGTAAATCTCAAGAAACAGATATCCTCCACACACATCCACCGAAATGAAAtattaacaaaaaagaaagaaagaaagtgattAGAAATCTGCCTCGCCCCTCTCCGCACTTGCAGGACTGCATCGCATgaacatgcacatacacacttcCCTGCAAAGTGAATGCCTTTTTAATGATGGCCTTTGCCATAAATCTTTTTTTGGAATAAATTAATATAAATCAAATGTGACTGAAACTTTCATCTGCTAACACCATCACTGAACCTGCAAACCTGCAGATTCTTTTTTTGAATTTGCTGGTGCCTCCAATTGTAATTATCACATCAAACACCCCCCAACACCCTCCCCAGTTTTATTGGGTTATATAAACATAAAGCACAtcttctgtttgtgtgcagtaaCCATGCAAACGCACTCCAACGCCCTTTTAATTTAACTCACTGATGCATGTCAGTCGTATCAGCACTCTGCTTATTAGTGCCATAGAAATGTAAGGGTTTATAGCAAGTAGAGAAAACCAGAGCAGTCGAAATAATGATGAAATACAGCATAAATATTGCTAAATGCTGCAACTGACTAGATTTTATGGTAAGCTTTTTAATTCAAATAGTATATCATGGCACTAAAGCAGTGTGAATATCAGACTTTAAAGTGCACATGAAACAGTCGCTTTTTCTTTGAGGGTCTGTGTTCGCTCCAGAAAACCTGTCTCTGTTGGGGGAAGCCACACCCTGCTGCCTCGTGACAGAGAAACTGGGGATGGTGGAAGAGTCCTCCAGCATACACAccaacacagcacacacacacactatggcgagagagagaaagcgagagagaCAACTGAGCAAAGTCATCACTGAGGTGTGAAGAGAGGATGAGACTGAACACGCGTCTCTTTTCACCTCACTCACCCATTTCATTATCACTGCAAAGAGCTCTAGAGCAGCTTcacataaaatgaataaaagaccACTTAATCAAACGAATGGCTTGAAAAGTGGGGTTTTCACTCGAATGTGGTCATTTaagtcattaaaataaaattttaaaaagggaaaattgGGCAAGAAAACAAGTGGCTTCTTATCCCCAGCTGCATTTGCTAACCTGGCAACACTGGGGAACCGAGGTTCATGTGGATCAGGGCGGGGCACAAAAAGATCACGCTGTGAAACACTGACACGTGAAAAATAATGGAAACACAGGAAGCTTCTTTGTTTAGAACTGTTTCAGATATCCTCACCAGGGTGATTTTTGTGAGGTAAAAACTAGAACTAGATGTGAAAAAAGCATTAGTTGATATTTTGCACTTAAAAATTTATACCAAAATGACAACATATGGGACATTTTTGACAACTAGTAGGGTTTGGTACACTTATTTACTGAGACTGGGATACCTACACGACTATGTCAAATATAAGTATTGCTGTATTGTACGATAGTACTGTTCTGAATTTCTTAAATCTTACAATCTGACAAATAACGCCAttattaaaacaacagaaaataaaaataacactgaAACTTATCAAAAATAAACTGGAACTGAGCATGAAAAATTTTTTAATGAGTAAACACAGTCTTATAAACACTACTAAACCTTTTTTACTCATATTATGTGTGGCTAAATAACAGAAAGGGTAGACAAATGCaatataaatgcatttttttgcaGTAAAACAGCTCTCATTGTGAAGAAAATTTCTGTTATGCTTTGTGTgagcataaaaataataatgttagGTGATGTATCGTACCTATTTCAGAGACAGTTTACCATAAAGCTTCAGTATATAAAAATAGGCACTTTTACACAAATTAGCCTCATGTAATCGCATCAGTGTCAACATTTGtaaagaataataaagtatCAAAACAGCTAGAGGAGATTTCTCTCTTTATTACTTTTTACAAATCCTAATTTGATTTTCAGTCAGATCACAGTAATCCTAGCAATCCTAGTAGAACTATTATTCtgtcatttgaaaaaaaaaaaacagaaaagaaaaaacgcaCAACCACAAACTGTAGTGATTCAATACAAGTACAAAAGCACATGCCGCTGTTTCCTTTATAGACATGCAGACACTGGAAATTTAGGCCATATGGTTGTGCATAAGTAATCAGGCAGGCGCTTTGTAACTTGCTATATGAAGGAGTCACTTACAGATCAAAAACCTTTAGTCTGACATGTGttttaaagtgaaaatgaaaacataaatatGTCAGCCGTACAGAGTAATGTTGTTGATATCTTTACACCAAGGAAAGGAATGGATTTTCTCTCTAATTAGCAGCTTTACAATGACCCTGCGCTGATGACCACACCCTGAGCTGCTGGTGTTCACATGTATGTCTCCCACTTTCACCAGCTAACCCCACCCCCATCTCTCCTCCACGAGGGGCAACATAGCCGCAGTGTTATACAACGCTTCTTGTGCCGTGAACCCTTCTTTTGTCCCAGTCTTTAAAATCGACTGCAGCCTGCGTGCTGAACCTGCTGCTGAGTTATCACAGTCTTAATGTCGAGAATGTATTAACCAGGTTTATAGAGTGGAGATCAGTTACAACCGGAGCTATACTCAATAATACACTGCAAGTATATGTTTGTGTGAATTTTTGTTAGAACTCAGTATTATTGTATTTACAGTACATGTATTATACTTGAGGGTGGggtcaaataaaaaaacaaaaaacaaatccagGTTTTGCACTATTTCCAGCAGAGACACAATGAAATAAGATCAAGTTCGAATTTTTTACTGACAGGCTccttgaaataaaaacaaatgccGAACTGCCTCAAAAGATGCAAAGTCAGCTGTACATGAATGTATTTGACAGACTGTTCGCTCAAGCAAGGTGTGCTGTATTGTATGGACAAAAATTCGGACTCAGCAGAATGCAAAGTAAACACCACTCATACTCATACACAGTTACTGTCCTTCTTGTGTTTCCTCACTGGTACAAGTTGTCACTTATTATGAAAATGCTACTTATACCTCATCTTACTGTCTCACACATTTCCTGAAGACTCATAAAATATTGTATGGCACTGAAAGAGGCAGATGGTCCATAAGATAATTTAAAGGTGCAGAAGACTGATGTGTCAATAAACTTCTATATTAACAGTATAACTGAGGAGATGACATAGAAATTTGCAAagtaattttctttttgttttcattcaccatgttttatagattttattaaaaaaatgtctgattTTATTCATAGCAGCAACACAGTGTCCAAGGAGGTGGCTGGGACGCTGGCCAGCTGTTGTGTGGGAACTAAGTGCCACCACCTGGTAAAAAATGATATAAATTGGATTGTAAGATTAAATCATGCacaactttgttttttctagGTTTTCATGTGGGGATCAAATGCTTGCGTTTGATATAAATTACAATCTATATAGTGTCTTTGAAATTTGGACTGCTGTTCTTATAAAACAACATATATATCATTAGTTATAGATATTATATTGTTATAGATAGTTATAGATATGTCTTTGGCAAAACAAAGTACTGATTATTTTGTCACTTTATACACAAAACGTTTCTCAAGTGAAACCTATGCACTTGTGAATGCAGTCTTTATGCTGGGGTACAATtagatatttatattattatagcATCAAGTTATGAAGAGGGCTGTGTCACAGGAGGTAATTCCacgtgtttgatttggcagactTTTGACGTCAGCTGCTCCTCCAAACACAAACCATAAAATAGTTTCTCATCTTGGGCTGGAATCGAACCGGGGACCTTTCGCTCCTTAATGCGTAAACCGCTACACTACCATATTCACTCGAAGGGCGGGACTTCTGTAACGTAAATGATCGCGCTCACTGGTAAGAACCAATCATATGTCTTGGTCTTGTACGGTTTGTGTTTTCCGTTGATTCACGTCGCACATGCGCAATTCATTCTGAAAATGGCGGCCGTACAAGGTGGTATGGGCGACGCGGACataaaaacagacattaaaacaGAACCATCAGCCGATGGCTTTGGAAATAACAATGCTAACGATGGTAGAGTGCTCTCTGCGTCTCCCGGCTCCAGCTCTTCGACTGGaagcaacaaacaaacagccgCGGTTACCCCGGAGGACCAGCAGACATTGCTGGCAGTCCTGCAATTCCTCAAAAAGAACAAACTCAGCGAGTCCGTCGAGATTTTGCGTCGTGAGGCGGGATTACCGGAAAATTCACTGGACCCGAAGGCGAATGAATCGGCCGGGGCAGgatcgggaggtgcagccggtATTGTGGACTTAGAAGGCGGGGATGCGAGCTCTCTTCTCAGCCGAGTTACCGGATCATCCTCCGCCGGAGCCCAGGCGCCAACCAAAGGTACAGTACAGTCGGGGTGCTGCCGCttttatgtatgaaaacacTTAACAAACGTCTCCTGATCAACCACGAGTTTGACACAACAGCCTAATATAGTGGTATCAGTTAGGGATAATGCTCAGAGCGCTAAGAGTTAAGCACTTTTATACTACAGGGTGTGTTAACTTCGAGTACTAAcatatttatatgtttatatagcCTTACGTTTTACGGCAGGGTTACTTCGTGTTCATTCAGTGAAGCGATTGCAGTgataatgtgtttttaatgtattgGTACCATTATAGGATGTGAAATTGTAATTGCAAATAGAAAGTAAAAGTTAAATGTATTAACTGTAATTAACTGATTAATACCctttcaagtttaaaaaaagagaggtaAACTTGAGTTTATATGCGGTGGAAAGAAAGCCAGGGTCAGATACAAACTCTGCAGTTCTCTAAAGAAAAAGGAGGTTTAGCTTTACCAAGCATCAAAGTGTatttaaaaacagcacaaatcaGACCTTTGATATATTGGTGATGGGATGGACACACTGCAAAATCGAAAAGTTTGGAAACAGGGAATTTTTATGGTGGTTCGCATCAAACTCGAGATTTATAGCTGGCAATCATGACAGAAAGTTCAAGCACTGGGCAAATAAAGGCATCACAGCAATATGCACAATGGTTAAGGATGAAAATATGTTGGGTTTTGAAAGACTGAAGGAAAAATTTGAACTAGGTGAACATGAAGAATTTTGATACCTAAGATAAATAAGGTATTATTATGAGAAGgttaaaactgataaaataaaatgagattATTGAGGTATTTCAGAAGAAAATGCAGGGAAATCTCTGCTTTGTACAGAGATTTAAGGTCATGCAGAAAGACCTCCTTTCTGTATATTAAAGACAAAtaggataaaagaaaagaaagaacaaataactttaatttgtaaaacacaGTGCATGGCCACTAGCTCCAGGATAAAGAGAGAATTTAACTGGAAATATGAtctattgttgttgttgttgttgttgttttgtttttttaaaactccaaaAACTTGGAGGAATGCTGCATGCTGGAGACTGTGTGGACAAATTGATGTAGATTGTGCACATGTATTTTGCTCATGCCAAAAGATATAGGGGTTGTGGAATAAAATGTGCAAAGCTTTAGCATATGGAATACCCAAATCATGCAAGACATTCTATTTGGGCGACTAGTTAGATGACACAGGACAAAAGGAGGATggatttttactgtttttactaTTATCAGTCAGTTAAAAAGCAATCACCAGTATAAAGCGGGATCATTGACCTCAGAGCAGTGGTCGTGCATTGTTAGTAAAAAAAGTTTTGAAAAAGGCAAAGTTGTATTTACTTTGTAGTTACACTGACAGTTTAGATaatcttaaaaatgtttttttcccacGTGGATAAAACCAACACACTGCTAATACAACCCATCTCATTGGGACTTTTTCAGCAGCAGTTGCAGAGGACCAGCCAGATGTCAGTGTGGTACTGTCAGCTTACAGCCAGCAGGGAGATCCAACTCTGTATAAGGTCTACTACAGGGACCTCAAGAAGTTCATAGAAACAGTATTGGACTGTCACAGAGCCGAACTGTCCCAGGTCTTCTACCCACTTTTTGTCCACATGTATCTGGAGCTGGTGTACAACAACCATGAAAGCGAGGCTAAGGCCTTCTTTGAAAAGTGAGTCTAATTGTACATATTTCCAAATATCAGCCACACTCTATTTTCCGTGCACTTTAATgactttatttctttatgttcACCTCCCTCTCAGGTTCAGTGGGGACCAGGAGTGCTACTATGAAGAGGACTTGCGCATTTTATCTGGCTTGACCAAGAAGGAGCACATGAGAGGCAACGAGACTTTGTTGGACTTCCGCACCAGCAAGTTTGTCCTGCGTATCTCCCGTGACTCTTATCAGCTGCTGAAGAGACACCTGCAGGAGCGTCAGAACAACCAGATCTGGAATATTATCCAAGAGCACCTCTACATTGATATCTTTGATGGCATGCCACGCAGCAAGAGCCAGATAGATGCAATGTCTGGCAGCTTGGCAGGAGAGGCCAAGCGTGAAGCCAATAAAACTAAGGTTGGATTTATACACCACACATTTGGACGTTTGACAACTCGAATTTTGAACCCTTGACCCCTAGACTGAGGGCATccaaaagctttttaaaattaagaTAGCCTCACATGTATCTGCCGCCAGTTTGAGCAATTACTTTATTTCTTTCCCCTATATACCAGACCTTTTGAAATGACATGTCCTTGTTCCTTTGTCACTCATCATGTGCAGGTTTACTATGGTTTGCTGAAGGAACCAGAAATTGAGCTGCCCCTtgatgatgaggatgaggagGCAGAGAATGAGGAGGGTAAacccaagaagaagaagccaaAAAAGGACAGCGTGGGCTCCAAGAGCAAAAAGCAGGATCCAAATGCTCCTTCCCAGAATAGGTAGGGATTGTTTACACAGTACTGTACTGTGGGTTTGTTGCACACTACTGTAGAGGCTAATCTAATCTTCTTGGTCAGATATATTTTGAATGTCATACTTTTTAAATCAACTCAGAAAGAAGTCTGATAAAATGTGTCCTATTTAGGATACCCCTGCCAGAACTCAAAGACTCAGACAAGCTGGACAAGATCATGTACATGAAGGAGGCCACAAAAAGGATTCGTCTAGGACCAGATAACCTCCCCTCCGTCTGCTTCTACACTTTTCTCAATGCATACCAGGTAAagttttatgatgcatttcaTTTGTTTGCCAGAGGAGCGGCTATTCTCCAAAACGATGGTTAGTCAATACCTATTTTTTTGGCCATAGTTTCAGTTGACTTACGTTTTCCCATAGAGGGGACAAAtaaaaatgggggaaaaatTATTTTATCCCACACCTGGAGACTTGTTCATGAGTGATGATGAATTTAATAAGCAAAAAAACCTCATTATTCTGACATATTTCCATGTTTCCAGTGTAGGGAAATATGTAGGATTGCGTTCTGATTGTGGATGTTTGGATATGATATCGGTCGTAGTTTCTGAATTTTCATACGTCTAATGTTTGTGCA
This sequence is a window from Oreochromis niloticus isolate F11D_XX linkage group LG6, O_niloticus_UMD_NMBU, whole genome shotgun sequence. Protein-coding genes within it:
- the taf5 gene encoding transcription initiation factor TFIID subunit 5 isoform X1; the encoded protein is MAAVQGGMGDADIKTDIKTEPSADGFGNNNANDGRVLSASPGSSSSTGSNKQTAAVTPEDQQTLLAVLQFLKKNKLSESVEILRREAGLPENSLDPKANESAGAGSGGAAGIVDLEGGDASSLLSRVTGSSSAGAQAPTKAAVAEDQPDVSVVLSAYSQQGDPTLYKVYYRDLKKFIETVLDCHRAELSQVFYPLFVHMYLELVYNNHESEAKAFFEKFSGDQECYYEEDLRILSGLTKKEHMRGNETLLDFRTSKFVLRISRDSYQLLKRHLQERQNNQIWNIIQEHLYIDIFDGMPRSKSQIDAMSGSLAGEAKREANKTKVYYGLLKEPEIELPLDDEDEEAENEEGKPKKKKPKKDSVGSKSKKQDPNAPSQNRIPLPELKDSDKLDKIMYMKEATKRIRLGPDNLPSVCFYTFLNAYQGLTAVDLTDDSSLIAGGFADSTVRVWSVTPKKLRKVKSAADLNLIDKESDDVLERIMDEKTASESKIMYGHSGPVYGISFSPDRNYLLSSSEDGTVRLWSLLTFTCLVAYKGHNYPVWDTQFSPYGYYFVSGGHDRVARLWATDHYQPLRIFSGHLADITCTRFHPNSNYVATGSSDRTIRLWDVLSGNCVRIFTGHKGPIHSLAFSPNGKFLASGATDGRVLLWDIGHGLMVGELKGHTDTIYSLRFSRDGEILASGSMDNTVRLWDAMKAFDDLETDDFTAATGHIHLQDNSQELLLGTYTTKSTPVIHLHFTRRNLLLAAGAFNP
- the taf5 gene encoding transcription initiation factor TFIID subunit 5 isoform X2 produces the protein MAAVQGGMGDADIKTDIKTEPSADGFGNNNANDGRVLSASPGSSSSTGSNKQTAAVTPEDQQTLLAVLQFLKKNKLSESVEILRREAGLPENSLDPKANESAGAGSGGAAGIVDLEGGDASSLLSRVTGSSSAGAQAPTKAVAEDQPDVSVVLSAYSQQGDPTLYKVYYRDLKKFIETVLDCHRAELSQVFYPLFVHMYLELVYNNHESEAKAFFEKFSGDQECYYEEDLRILSGLTKKEHMRGNETLLDFRTSKFVLRISRDSYQLLKRHLQERQNNQIWNIIQEHLYIDIFDGMPRSKSQIDAMSGSLAGEAKREANKTKVYYGLLKEPEIELPLDDEDEEAENEEGKPKKKKPKKDSVGSKSKKQDPNAPSQNRIPLPELKDSDKLDKIMYMKEATKRIRLGPDNLPSVCFYTFLNAYQGLTAVDLTDDSSLIAGGFADSTVRVWSVTPKKLRKVKSAADLNLIDKESDDVLERIMDEKTASESKIMYGHSGPVYGISFSPDRNYLLSSSEDGTVRLWSLLTFTCLVAYKGHNYPVWDTQFSPYGYYFVSGGHDRVARLWATDHYQPLRIFSGHLADITCTRFHPNSNYVATGSSDRTIRLWDVLSGNCVRIFTGHKGPIHSLAFSPNGKFLASGATDGRVLLWDIGHGLMVGELKGHTDTIYSLRFSRDGEILASGSMDNTVRLWDAMKAFDDLETDDFTAATGHIHLQDNSQELLLGTYTTKSTPVIHLHFTRRNLLLAAGAFNP